The following coding sequences lie in one Ctenopharyngodon idella isolate HZGC_01 chromosome 11, HZGC01, whole genome shotgun sequence genomic window:
- the mapkapk3 gene encoding MAP kinase-activated protein kinase 3: MLQNGKSQTDNADSSEPEPKPEAQSEKTEASESAASPHPENEPADTDSTQFPLPVYPKLEIKRHAVTDDYKVSSQVLGLGVNGKVVECYNKKTGQKCALKILYECPKAQREVELHWRVSGGPHIVRILTIYENMYRGKKCLLIIMECMEGGELFSRIQARGDQAFTEREASGIMRDIGTAIQYLHNMNIAHRDIKPENLLYTSKEDIGVLKLTDFGFAKETSLHNMLQTPCYTPYYVAPEVLGPEKYDKSCDMWSLGVIMYILLCGFPPFYSNTGQAISPGMKRRIRMGQYEFPNPEWADVSEEAKQLIHQLLKTDPSERLTIEQFMNHPWINQSMVVPQTPLHTTRVLTEDSEMWDEVKEELTSALATMRVDYEQVKIKDLDASSNPLLIKRRKKAATGEKSGGSGCSSQ, from the exons ATGCTCCAGAATGGAAAGTCTCAAACGGACAACGCGGACTCGTCTGAGCCCGAGCCAAAGCCCGAAGCGCAGAGCGAGAAGACAGAAGCGAGCGAGAGCGCCGCGTCTCCTCACCCAGAGAACGAGCCCGCAGACACCGACTCCACTCAGTTCCCTCTACCCGTCTATCCCAAACTGGAAATCAAGCGTCATGCCGTGACTGATGACTACAAAGTCTCCAGTCAAGTGTTGGGTCTGGGTGTCAACGGCAAAGTGGTGGAGTGCTACAATAAGAAAACCGGACAAAAGTGCGCGCTGAAG ATTCTATATGAGTGTCCCAAAGCCCAGAGAGAAGTGGAACTGCACTGGCGAGTATCCGGAGGGCCACATATAGTTCGGATCCTCACCATCTATGAAAACATGTATCGTGGGAAAAAGTGTCTTCTCATAATTATGGAATG tatggAGGGGGGAGAGCTCTTCAGCAGAATTCAGGCCAGAGGAGACCAGGCCTTCACTGAGCGAG AGGCCTCTGGGATCATGAGAGACATCGGCACAGCCATCCAGTATCTGCACAACATGAACATCGCACACAGAGACATCAAG CCAGAGAACCTGCTCTACACTAGTAAAGAAGACATTGGAGTTCTCAAACTAACAGATTTTGGCTTTGCTAAAGAGACTTCACTGCATAACATGTTACAGACGCCCTGCTACACGCCATATTATGTAG CCCCGGAGGTTTTAGGACCTGAGAAATACGACAAATCATGTGATATGTGGTCTCTGGGTGTGATCATGTACATCCT GTTGTGTGGGTTTCCACCGTTCTACTCAAACACAGGACAGGCCATTTCACCGGGTATGAAGCGGCGTATCCGCATGGGCCAATATGAGTTTCCCAACCCAGAGTGGGCTGATGTGTCTGAGGAGG CCAAACAGTTGATTCACCAACTATTGAAGACTGACCCCAGTGAAAGATTGACCATTGAACAATTCATGAACCACCCCTGGATCAAT CAATCCATGGTGGTTCCCCAAACGCCGCTCCACACCACACGAGTGCTCACGGAGGACAGCGAGATGTGGGACGAGGTCAAG GAAGAGTTAACCAGTGCATTGGCCACCATGCGTGTAGATTACGAGCAGGTGAAGATTAAAGATTTAGATGCCTCCAGTAACCCCTTGCTGATCAAGAGACGCAAGAAGGCGGCGACAGGTGAGAAGAGTGGAGGAAGCGGATGCAGTAGCCAGTGA